GCACAAGCGCCTTCAGGTGGCCGTGGCGCTGTGGGAGCACCCTGACCTGCTGGTGATGGACGAGCCTACCAACCACGTGGACGCGCCCACGCGCCGTGCGATCATGGGCGCACTTGCGGAGTTTCACGGCATCGGCCTTCTGATCTCTCACGACCGCGAGCTGCTGGACGCTCTGTGCCGGCGCTGCCTGTTCATGGGGCCGCGTAGCGCCGTCATACGTCCGGGCACGTGGAGCGAGGGTGCAGCGCAAGAGGAGCGCGAGCGAGCAGAGGCCTCCCATGCCCGCGACGTCGCACGGACGGAGGCTGCGCGCATACGTCGAGAGGCGGAACGCCGCCGCCAGCGGGCGGAGCAGTCCGCGGCGCGCCGGAGCCTTCGCGGCGTGGACCCCCGGGACCATGACACGCGCGAGAAGATCGGGCGCGCCGTGGTCACGGGCAAGGACGGGGTCGCAGGTCGGTCCCGCGCCGTGGCGGCGGCGCGCCTGGAGCGCGCGGAGCGCGCGGCCGAGGCGACGTTTGTGGAGCGGCGCTACGACGGCAGCGTGTGGATGGACGTGCAACCCAGTGCGCGCAAGGTGCTGTTTCGTGCTGCGGCGGGTGCGCTCCCGCTTGACGGTGGTGCATCTGCCGGCGCGTATGCTGCCGGCGCTCGGGAAGATTGCGCGGCGACCGGCGAGACGGGTCCCGTGTTGCGCGTGCCCGCACTGACCATTGGCAACACGGAGCACACGGCCCTTGTGGGCGCAAACGGCAGCGGAAAGACGACGCTCGTGCGCCAAGTGATGGAGCGCCTCGGCCCCGATGTGCCGTGCTGCTACGTGCCGCAGGAGCCTACGGAGGCGGAGCGCCGCAGCGCGCTTGTACGGCTGGGCGCGCTCTTGCCAGACGAGCGTGGCTTCGTGCTCGGCATCGTGGCGCGACTGAACTCCGACCCGGCGCGCCTGCTCGAGGGCGGGGAGCCGAGCCCCGGTGAGCTGCGCAAACTGATGCTCGCGCTTGGCATGCTGGACAAGCCGGCGCTCATCGTGATGGACGAGCCCACGAACCACCTGGACCTGCACTCCACACAGGCGCTCCAAGAGCTGCTCGCGGGATTTCCGGGTGCACTGCTGCTTGTGTCGCACGACGCGGCGCTGCTGGACGCGACGACGAGCACCCGCTGGGAGATTGAGCGCACGGGGGAGGGCGACGCCGTGCTGCGCGTTAGGTAGGTGCGGTTGGCATGCCCTAGCGGCCGGGACGGCTGTTCTTCTCGCGTAGGAAGACGGCCACCTTACGTGTTCCGATAGACTTGTATAAGTTGTAAATTGCTGGTGTGCTCGCATGAATCGTATCGAGGGCTCGACCCTGACGCATGACCAGACGGTTCAGATTTTGACAGGGCAACGTTCTCGGGCACTGCGGCGGTGGACGACATCGTGGAGGCGCGAAACCGCTTTCGTGCGTTCGACCATGTTCTGGATACCTGGGGCGAGCCTTTGAGCCCAGACTATCTGCGCGCAATGCATCGCATTCTAAAGAGCGGCACCGCGGATGCCGCGAATCCTGTCATGTCTGTTGGGGAGTTCAAGAAGTTCTCCAACGTTATAGGAGGAGCCGTCTCTGACGTCGAGACTGCCTCGCCGGAGGACGTCCCCCACCTGGTGGGCGACCTCATTGATTCCTACGAGGGCAAGTCCGTGCGCCAGTTTGAGGACATCGTTCGCTTCCATAGGGAGTTGGAGCGAATACACCCGTTTTCCGACGGAAACGGTCGTGTGGGAAGACTCGTGATGTTTAAGGAATGCCTGAGGGCGGGCATCGCGCCGTTCATCATTACCGAGGCCACGTATATGCCGATGGCGAAGGAGTTCATGCGCGTGCTGCGCGACACCCGCCGTTTTCCCGAGCGCCACGAGCCGTGATGATGACGCGACGTGGTGTCGCGGCCGAGGGTGATGAGTGCTACCATAGCTAAACGACAGGGGAGCTGGCGCACGCCGGCTGAGAATGGGCCCAACGCGGCCCTGACCCAATAACCTGATCCGGGTAATGCCGGCGTAGGGACCAGAGCACCGCATGTTCGGGCACCTACGGATACGTGGGTGCCTTTTTTGGCGCCCGGAAGGGAGGGCGCATGAACTGTTCCGTCGCGATTCAGTTTCTGCCCATGGACGCCACGACCGACGACGAGACCTGCTCCGCGGTCGACCAGGTGATCGCCTACATCGACTCGACGGGGCTGGACTACTTCGTCGGCCCGTTCGAGACCGCGATCGAGGGCGACTACGACGCCTGCATGGAGTGCCTGAAGAACTGCCAGCTCGTGGCCGCGAAGGCCGGCTGTCGCCACATGATGACGTACGCGAAGATCGACTACCGCCCCGACGGCGACGTGATGTCGACCGACCATAAGATCGGCAAGTACCACCCCACCGACAGCGAGTTCTCGCACGCGAAGCCCGAGGTGGCGTAGGTGCAGCCCGACTCCGGCGAGCCCACGGCGCAGGCCTGCGCCCGGCCCAAGACGCCTGCAAGCAAGCCCCAGCCTGTGGCTACGGGGACGCCCACGGGCGAGAAGGACGGCGCTCCTTTGCAGGAAGGCGTGGCGGAAGGCGGGCGTGCCCGTGTCCGCGAGCGCCGGGAGCGGCGCGCTCGCATGCGCAGGGTCGCGGTACCCACGCTGACGGTGGCGTGCATCCTTGCGCTGTGGCAGGCGGTGGTGGCGTTTGGCATCGTGCCCAACTTCCTGCTGCCCAGCCCCGTGCAGGTGGTGTACGCGCTGGTGGCCGACGCGTCGCTTCTGGCGATGCACTCCGCGGCGACGTTGACGGAGGCCGCGCTCGGCCTGGTCATCGGCACGGGCGTGGGCTTTGTGGTCGCGGTTTTGATGGACCGCTTCCAGACCGTGAGCCTGGCGCTCGACCCCATCGTCACGGTGAGCCAGACCATCCCGACCGTGGCCATCGCGCCGCTTTTGGTGCTGTGGTTTGGCTACGGCCTTGCGCCGAAGGTGGTGCTGGTGGTCATCTCCACGTTCTTTCCCATCACGGTGAGCCTGGTGGGGGGATTTCGCTCCGTCGACCCGGACCTGATAGACCTCATGCGCACCATGCGGGCCTCGCGCTGGCAGATCTTCTGGAAGGTGAAGATGCCGGCCGCGCTCGACCAGTTCTTCAGTGGGCTGCGCATAAGCGCCACCTATGCCATCGTGGGCGCGGTCATCGCGGAGTGGCTCGGCGGGTTCAGCGGGCTGGGCGTCTACATGACGCGCGTCCGCAAGTCGTTTGCATACGACCGCATGTTCGCGGTCATCATACTGATCTCTGTTCTGTCGCTGGCCCTCATGGGGCTGGTCGACTGGCTCCAGCGCATCGCGATGCCCTGGAAGCGTGCCGAAAGGAAGGAAGACTGATGTCTTACAAGCAGCGTGCCAACCAGATGCGCGGCGCTTCTCGCCCATACACGTTTGCGGAGCACAAGGCGGCGTTCGAGCGCGACATGAGCCGTCGCAACTTCATCAAGGGCGCCGGCGCGCTTGCCGCAGCGGCGACGCTTGCCGGCTGCGGCGCGTACAAGGGCGCCTCGGGCGACGCGTCCGCGAGCGCGGGGGAGGACTCGAGCGCGAAGTCCGCGCCGAAGTCCGCGCGCAAGATCACGTTCTGCCTGGACTACACCCCCAACACCAACCACACGGGCATCTACGTGGCGCAGGCGAAGGGCTACTTCAAGGACGAGGGCCTCACGGTCAAGGTGGTACAGCCCGCGGACGGCACGGCAGAGGCCATGATCGGCTCTGGCCAGGCGCAGTTGGGCGTGAGCTACCAGGACTACATCGCCAACGCGCTGAGCTCGAAGAATCCCGTGGCCATAGAGGCCGTGGCCGCCATCATCCAGCACAACACGTCTGGCATCATGAGCCGCAAGGCCGACGGCATCACCTCTGCGAAGAAGATGGAGGGCCACACGTACGCCACGTGGAGCATGCCCGTGGAGCAGGCCACCATCAAGCAGGTGATGGAGTCCGACGGCGGCGACTTCGACAAGCTGAAGATGGTGCCCTACGAAGTGGACGACGAGGTCGCGGGCCTGAAGGCCAACATGTTCGACTGCGTGTGGGTATACGAGGGCTGGGCCGTGCAGAACGCAAAGGTCCAGCACTACGACGTGAACTACTTCAGCTTCGTGGACATGGACAAGGTGTTCGACTTCTACACCCCGGTCATCGCGGCGAACGACGACTTCGCGAAGAAGTACCCCGACGTGGTGAAGGCGTTCGTGCGCGCCGCGAAGCGCGGCTACGAGTATGCCATCAAGCACCCGAAGGATGCGGGCGACATCCTGCTGGACGCCGCGCCGGAGCTTTCGGGCGACCTGGTGCAGGCATCCGCGAAGTACCTGGCAGACCAGTACCAGGCAGACGCGAAGAGTTGGGGCGTGATTGACAAGTCGCGCTGGGACGCGTACTTCGAGTGGCTGAACGACAAGAACCTGGTCGAGAACAAGCTGGACGTGAATGCCGGCTGGACCATGGACTATCTGGAGGCATAGTGACCACTGCTGTGGGCAACGGCGCCCCGGCAAAGGGGGCGCCTACGGGCGAGAAGGACGCGGCCGGCGCGCTTGGGGGCGCACCGGCGCTGGAGGCGCGCCACCTGACTCTGAGCTGGGACGAGGGCGAGCACGTGGTGGCACGGGACGTCTGCCTTGCGGTGGGCGCCGGCGAGGTGGTCTGTCTGGTGGGCCGCTCCGGCTGCGGCAAGACGACCATCCTGCACGCGCTTTCCGGCCTCACCCAGCCGCTGGAGGGGCGCGTGCTTCTGCACGGGGAGGACGTGACCGGCCGTCCGGGGCGCGTGAGCTACATGCTGCAGAAGGACCTGCTGCTGCCAAGCAAGCGGATTCTGGACAACGTGTGCCTGCCGCTGGTGATCGCGGGCACGCCGGCGCGCGAGGCCCGCGCGAAGGCGGAGCCGCTGTTCGAGCGCTTTGGGCTCTCGGGCACGGAGCGCATGTGGCCGAGCGAGCTTTCCGGCGGCATGCGCCAGCGCGCGGCTTTCCTTCGCACGTACCTAATGGGAAACGACGTGACGCTCCTGGACGAGCCGTTCAGCGCGCTTGACGCACTGACGCGCGCGGACATGCGCAGCTGGTACTGCGGCATGTCGCGAGAGCTGGGCATGGCGTCGCTTGCGATTACGCACGACGTGGACGAGGCCGTGACCATGGCGGACCGCATCTACGTGCTGCGCGGCGACCCGCGCTCCGGCGTGCCCAGCGCCATCGCGGCGGAGGTGGCGGTGCCGCGCCCCGCGGGTGACGCCTCCGCCGCGGAGTTTGCCCTCACCCCGGCGTTTCTGGACTGCAAGCGAGAAGTGCTGGGCCTCTTGGGCTGAGCACGCACCCCAAAAGTGCACCCCGCATGCCATGTGGCGTGCGGGGTGCGTTGCGTGCGGTGCGTTGAGCGTGGGGCGATCGGGCAAGCGAGCTCCCTGGGTACACGGGGCGCGCGCATGCGCCGGCCGGCGTTCTTCTCGCTAGTGCCTTACCTTGGAGCCAAACTCCAGGTACTGCACCATGTCGAGGTTGCGGTAGGCCTTCGTTGCCGCGGAGTCGCCGCTGACGGAGGAATCCGTGAGCTCGGTGGACGATTCGCGCCACGTGCCGTTGGTGTCCGAGTAGCCCATCAGGGTGAGGAACGGCATCTGGAGCATGGTCTGGAGGTTCGCCTTCTGGTGGTTGCTCAGCGGCGCGCCGATGAGCTCCATCAGGTAGCTGCTGAGGTAGCTGATGCTCATCTCCTTGTTGGTGCTCTTGGCGGGCGTGCCGGCGACGTCGTAGTTTGCCCAGATGAAGTACTGCGTCTTGAAGGCGCGCAGCTGGTGCGCAAGCGAGCCCTTGTCCTCGTTGGGATACACGGAGTCGTTGAGGTAGTTCGAGCTGATGTTGGGCTGGTGGTCGCCGTAGAACACGAGCACGACAGGCTTGTCCAGCTGACGCAGGGCCTGGATGAACGCCTTCAGGTCCTCGTCGGACGCCTTGATGCACGAGACGTACTCGTTGAACTCGGCGTTCTCGTATGCGCTCACGTTCTTGAGCTGGTAGTTGGTGAGGCGGTCCGCCGGGATGTTGTTCTTGTCATAGCCCGTGTGGTTCTGCATGGTGATGTCCGTGATGAACATGGGCTTGTCGGAGTTCTGGATCAGCTCGAGGATCTTCTGGTACGTGGCGAGGTCGGTCACGCCGTTGTGGAACACGGGCGCGCCCTGGAAGTCGTTGATGTCCAGGAACTGGTCGAAGCCCAGCTGCGGGTACACCTTGTCTCGGTTCCAGTTGGAAGCGATGTTGGGGTGGATGGCGACCGTGCCGTAGCCGATGCCCTTGAACTGCTTGGCCAGGCTGTTGACCTTAGAGAAGTTGTACAGGTTGTACGGGTACTTGCCCGTGCCCACGTACGCCATGGAGTTGCCCGTGAGGAACTCGAACTCCGAGTTGCACGTGCCGCCGCCTACGACGGAGACGTTCAGCACGCCGCGCGCGAGGGTGTCGCTCATGGAGTTGAAGTACTCGGGGCCGGTGTAGCCGGTGTAGCCGATGTCGTAGAACTTGGAGAGGTCTGAGAACGTCTCGTTTTGCACGAAGATGACGCTCGGCTTTACCTGGTCAAACTGCGCCTTCGCGCGCGCGTACGTCTTTGCGGAATCGGAGGAGTCGTACTGCTTGGCGAGCTTCTTCTCGATGCCCTTGGCCTTCTGCTGCGAGTAGCCGCGCGGCACCTCGATGGGCATGCCGTACCACATGCTGAAGAAGCTGGTAAGGAAGCCGTGGTCGGAGTACGCAACGACCGGCTGCCAGAACTTCGTGCCAAGGAACTGCGTCCACGCGTACGCGGCATGGGTGGTGCCCCATGCGCCAAAGGCGCAGGCGCAGGCGAGAAGAACGTTCAGCACGACGCCGAGGGCCCTGTGCCCGCCGCGGTGCGAAGGCGCGGCTGCGGCGGGGGCTGCGTTCTTCTCGTCCGTGGCGTCGGGCTCGGCCGCGGCGTAATCGTCGGCATCGGCGGGGGAGTCCAGGCCGACGGCGGAGCGCCTCACGACGGGGCTGATGCGCTGGAGCGCGAGGAAGCACAGGTCAAGGGCGATGGCGCCCAGAAGCACCGTGCCGCCGAAGTCGAACTTGAGGCCGTCTGACACGGCGGCCGCGGTGCCGAGCGCGTAGATGTCGCCGGCCTGGATGACGGAGCCCTTCAGCACCACGACGAAGTACTCCACGATGCCGAGGACGTAAAGCGCGATTGCCACGGCGATGGCGCCCCAGCTGCGGCGCTGGAACAGGAAGTACATCGCACCCATGGCAAGAAGGATCATGGCCCAGTCGATCAGGCGGCTGAGGAAGTTCATCCACACAAGGTTGACGTGCCAGCAGATTTCGAGCGAGACGAACGCGAAGAACGCGGCGACGGCCAGGCGCACGAGGTCGGTCTTCGCCCACGGCGCGAGGGTGCCGCGCAGCCAGGCGCGCACGGCGGACGGATTCTTGCCGGAGGCCTCGCCCGCGGAGCGGCGCTCGTCGCGGCGGGCCTTGCGGACGCGCGCGGCGGGCGCGCTCAGGAAGCCGGGGACCTTCGCCTTGTGCGGGCGGGAGTCCCACGGCGCGTACGCGCTCACGAAGTCGAGCGCCGTGCGCAGGAACGTCTTGCCGTTCTCGCGGTGGAGCGTCGCCATGGCGCAGATGATGGTGGCCGCGGCAAGCAGGAACGGCGCGAGCGGACTGCCCTTGTAGTAGTCCAACAGGCACAGCACCCCAAACGCGACGGGGATGATGGCGAACGAGAGGCACCACGCATACGTGCGGGCGGAGAGCCTTTTGTAGCCCTCGGTCTTGCTGAGACGGTGCCAGCGCACGCAGAGCCAGACCACCACGGCGGCGGTCGCAAACGCCACGACGGCAAACAGGATGTTCAGTGCAGACATAATTCTCCGTAGACGTCAAGTAAACAGATAGGCCCGAGTATAGGAGGGCGGCGTGTGGCGATTGCGCGCCTGGCGGGATAAACAGACAATTGATAGGAAACCTGCGGGTCAGCGGGCGTGGGCGACCCACGCCGGCGGCCAGGGTAGCGCCCCGACCGCTGGCCCGGGCGCTACCTGAGGCCCAGGAACGCCTTGTAGCCGCGATAGGCCTCGTACACGTCCGCCTTGCTCGTGGCCTCCCACGGCGCGTGCATGCTCAGCACGGGCACGCCGCAGTCGATTACGTCCATGCCGTACTCGGCCAGGATGTAGGCGATCGTGCCACCTCCGCCTGCGTCCACCTTGCCAAGCTCCGCCGTCTGGAAGTGCACGCCGGCATCGCCCATGCAGCGGCGGATGAGCGCGACGTACTCCGCGTCCGCGTCGTTGGAGCCCGCCTTGCCGCGGCTGCCGGTGTACTTGTTGAACGTGAGACCGTGGCCCAGGTAGCAGGAGTTCTTCGGCTCGAACACGGATGCGTAGCTCGGGTCGTACGCGGCGCTCACGTCGGAGCTCAGCATGCGCGACCTACGCAGGCAGCGCCTGAGCGCAAGCGGGCCGCGCTCGCCGGCCAGGTCCAGAATCTCGGCCATGGCGTCCTCGAAGAAGCGGCTGGTCATGCCCGTGGCGCCGACCGACCCGATCTCTTCCTTGTCCACCAGGATCGTGACGGCGGTGCGCGACGGCGCCTTGCACTCGAGCTGCGCCACGAGGCTGGGATAGGCGCACGAGCTGTCGTCCTGCCCGTAGCCCAGAATGAGCGAGCGATCAAGGCCAAGGTCGCGCGCCGGTCCCGCCGGCACGACCTCGAGCTCCGCGGACAGCAGGTCCTCCTCGTCGATGCCCAGCTCGCGGGCGAGAAGATCGAGCACCGCGGCCTTGACGGGAGACTTCGCGGCATCTCCCTCGTCCTTCTTGCCCGCGTCGGCCTCGACCTTCACGGGGCGGTTGCCGACGATCACGTCCAGAAGCTCGCCCTCGATCACGTCGGACGCCGTCTTGGCAAGCTGGTCCTTCGACAGGTGGATGAGCAGGTCGGATACGCAGAACACCGGGTCGTCCGCGGACTCG
This sequence is a window from Parafannyhessea umbonata. Protein-coding genes within it:
- a CDS encoding ATP-binding cassette domain-containing protein; amino-acid sequence: MNLTNIGYTYPGAAEPVLSGITLALTPGWCGIVGDNGCGKTTLARVVCSQLAPSEGTLTHGLVCAMCEQDANMAPARLAEFACDYASDAVRLRARLGVQDDWPWRFDELSGGQHKRLQVAVALWEHPDLLVMDEPTNHVDAPTRRAIMGALAEFHGIGLLISHDRELLDALCRRCLFMGPRSAVIRPGTWSEGAAQEERERAEASHARDVARTEAARIRREAERRRQRAEQSAARRSLRGVDPRDHDTREKIGRAVVTGKDGVAGRSRAVAAARLERAERAAEATFVERRYDGSVWMDVQPSARKVLFRAAAGALPLDGGASAGAYAAGAREDCAATGETGPVLRVPALTIGNTEHTALVGANGSGKTTLVRQVMERLGPDVPCCYVPQEPTEAERRSALVRLGALLPDERGFVLGIVARLNSDPARLLEGGEPSPGELRKLMLALGMLDKPALIVMDEPTNHLDLHSTQALQELLAGFPGALLLVSHDAALLDATTSTRWEIERTGEGDAVLRVR
- a CDS encoding Fic family protein, producing the protein MDDIVEARNRFRAFDHVLDTWGEPLSPDYLRAMHRILKSGTADAANPVMSVGEFKKFSNVIGGAVSDVETASPEDVPHLVGDLIDSYEGKSVRQFEDIVRFHRELERIHPFSDGNGRVGRLVMFKECLRAGIAPFIITEATYMPMAKEFMRVLRDTRRFPERHEP
- a CDS encoding thiamine-binding protein, translating into MNCSVAIQFLPMDATTDDETCSAVDQVIAYIDSTGLDYFVGPFETAIEGDYDACMECLKNCQLVAAKAGCRHMMTYAKIDYRPDGDVMSTDHKIGKYHPTDSEFSHAKPEVA
- a CDS encoding ABC transporter permease — its product is MRRVAVPTLTVACILALWQAVVAFGIVPNFLLPSPVQVVYALVADASLLAMHSAATLTEAALGLVIGTGVGFVVAVLMDRFQTVSLALDPIVTVSQTIPTVAIAPLLVLWFGYGLAPKVVLVVISTFFPITVSLVGGFRSVDPDLIDLMRTMRASRWQIFWKVKMPAALDQFFSGLRISATYAIVGAVIAEWLGGFSGLGVYMTRVRKSFAYDRMFAVIILISVLSLALMGLVDWLQRIAMPWKRAERKED
- a CDS encoding ABC transporter substrate-binding protein, giving the protein MSRRNFIKGAGALAAAATLAGCGAYKGASGDASASAGEDSSAKSAPKSARKITFCLDYTPNTNHTGIYVAQAKGYFKDEGLTVKVVQPADGTAEAMIGSGQAQLGVSYQDYIANALSSKNPVAIEAVAAIIQHNTSGIMSRKADGITSAKKMEGHTYATWSMPVEQATIKQVMESDGGDFDKLKMVPYEVDDEVAGLKANMFDCVWVYEGWAVQNAKVQHYDVNYFSFVDMDKVFDFYTPVIAANDDFAKKYPDVVKAFVRAAKRGYEYAIKHPKDAGDILLDAAPELSGDLVQASAKYLADQYQADAKSWGVIDKSRWDAYFEWLNDKNLVENKLDVNAGWTMDYLEA
- a CDS encoding ABC transporter ATP-binding protein gives rise to the protein MTTAVGNGAPAKGAPTGEKDAAGALGGAPALEARHLTLSWDEGEHVVARDVCLAVGAGEVVCLVGRSGCGKTTILHALSGLTQPLEGRVLLHGEDVTGRPGRVSYMLQKDLLLPSKRILDNVCLPLVIAGTPAREARAKAEPLFERFGLSGTERMWPSELSGGMRQRAAFLRTYLMGNDVTLLDEPFSALDALTRADMRSWYCGMSRELGMASLAITHDVDEAVTMADRIYVLRGDPRSGVPSAIAAEVAVPRPAGDASAAEFALTPAFLDCKREVLGLLG
- a CDS encoding LTA synthase family protein, with amino-acid sequence MSALNILFAVVAFATAAVVVWLCVRWHRLSKTEGYKRLSARTYAWCLSFAIIPVAFGVLCLLDYYKGSPLAPFLLAAATIICAMATLHRENGKTFLRTALDFVSAYAPWDSRPHKAKVPGFLSAPAARVRKARRDERRSAGEASGKNPSAVRAWLRGTLAPWAKTDLVRLAVAAFFAFVSLEICWHVNLVWMNFLSRLIDWAMILLAMGAMYFLFQRRSWGAIAVAIALYVLGIVEYFVVVLKGSVIQAGDIYALGTAAAVSDGLKFDFGGTVLLGAIALDLCFLALQRISPVVRRSAVGLDSPADADDYAAAEPDATDEKNAAPAAAAPSHRGGHRALGVVLNVLLACACAFGAWGTTHAAYAWTQFLGTKFWQPVVAYSDHGFLTSFFSMWYGMPIEVPRGYSQQKAKGIEKKLAKQYDSSDSAKTYARAKAQFDQVKPSVIFVQNETFSDLSKFYDIGYTGYTGPEYFNSMSDTLARGVLNVSVVGGGTCNSEFEFLTGNSMAYVGTGKYPYNLYNFSKVNSLAKQFKGIGYGTVAIHPNIASNWNRDKVYPQLGFDQFLDINDFQGAPVFHNGVTDLATYQKILELIQNSDKPMFITDITMQNHTGYDKNNIPADRLTNYQLKNVSAYENAEFNEYVSCIKASDEDLKAFIQALRQLDKPVVLVFYGDHQPNISSNYLNDSVYPNEDKGSLAHQLRAFKTQYFIWANYDVAGTPAKSTNKEMSISYLSSYLMELIGAPLSNHQKANLQTMLQMPFLTLMGYSDTNGTWRESSTELTDSSVSGDSAATKAYRNLDMVQYLEFGSKVRH
- a CDS encoding aminopeptidase translates to MERPNAWLDYTQEQLADLDRVCEGYKRFISDNKTEREVCAASIERARAAGYRDLKELVAQGVALKAGDKVYASNHGKGVLLVQLGTEPLEDGLNILGAHIDSPRLDVKQNPLDEKNELVTLDTHYYGGIKKYQWVAIPLAIHGVVCKKDGSTVDVCVGESADDPVFCVSDLLIHLSKDQLAKTASDVIEGELLDVIVGNRPVKVEADAGKKDEGDAAKSPVKAAVLDLLARELGIDEEDLLSAELEVVPAGPARDLGLDRSLILGYGQDDSSCAYPSLVAQLECKAPSRTAVTILVDKEEIGSVGATGMTSRFFEDAMAEILDLAGERGPLALRRCLRRSRMLSSDVSAAYDPSYASVFEPKNSCYLGHGLTFNKYTGSRGKAGSNDADAEYVALIRRCMGDAGVHFQTAELGKVDAGGGGTIAYILAEYGMDVIDCGVPVLSMHAPWEATSKADVYEAYRGYKAFLGLR